The Heliorestis convoluta genome includes the window TTCTGAAACCCTTGCTACATAAGGCTTTCTGTAACTCCAATTCGGAAATTGAAAAGCTATTAAACGATAAGCTTCTTGGCCTCTTTAACTGTTCCTACTCTATATATGCTGTCTAAAATTTTATTCAATTTCTCTAGATCCGTTATACCTCTTACTTCTTTTTGGAGATCTATAGATCCTGTCCCAAACCTAGCTTCAAGATATTTGCATATAGACTCCTGCAAACCTTCTGACTTACCTTCTACTCGGCCTTCTACGCGACCTTCTGCCCGGCCTTCTTCTCGGCCCTCTTCTCTGATCCATTGTTCGATTTTCGTCATTTTGAGCACCTCCAGTATGCGCTTTTTTACTTCATCAGGTAGAATTCGATCGGTTATGGCCACGATACAGGCTACTGTGAAAGCTTGTAATACTTCGCTTTCAATTTGTTTGGCCAATTCTACGGCTTCTACAGCGAGTGCTGCTTCATCTTTCTTCTGGCTAAACATCATTGGTAAAAAGATCAGTTTCTGCATATCTAAATCGTCTAGCTTCTCACCACGTTCTATTTTTTCCTTTAATATCCTTAGTTCTTCGTCACCGTTAAAATCACTCATAAATACGTTAGAGACTTGATAGTTAAGGGATCCCATAACAAGCCTTTCCGGTGCTCTGTTAATCTTTCCTGCGTAGACCACAGCTGTATGAACTGGCAAGGCATGTCGTTCTACAATGCGAGCTCCGTAGTAAGCAAATCTTCTCAGCTCATCATCCGGTATGGTTGTCTGAAATTCCAGGTGTAACAGTGTATTGTCTGCAAGCTTGAAAACAAAATCTATACGCTTTTCTTTGGCTTCTACGACAGGCAAGGCTGTTGGCAGCATTTCTACGACTGGTGCTACATCTATCCCTAATACTTCTAGGCTTTTTCCTTTGAATGTCTCGGCTACGGCTTTAAGAACTATGTCTTTAGACTGCCAGGCTATCTCTGTTTCTTGTGTTGAATTCTCAATCTTCGTCATGATCGGAGGAATCAATCCCTTTCTTTCATTGTAGCATATCCTATTTTCCTTTGCAGGGCTCCACATTTTGTTCTTTTATTCTAGTTTATTTCAACTGTTTCCTTCAATTTTTGATGATTTTTTACAGTTACTTTTCTGTGATAATACCGATGATAGAGCTTTTCTTGCTTCTTTTTAAAATAAGACAAACCAGCCACAGGTTGCTAGGAACAACCTGTGGCTGGTTTTTTGTTGCTTTAAAAATATTGGAAGACCTCTTTTTCTTGAAAACATTGCTCTTTCTAACTGAATTCCTTGTTGCTACCCCTGTCCTTCGAATGGAAGTATTGTGTCGCAATCCTCTATAAATCGAGGCACCATTTCTACCCCGGTCTTCTGCAACCCTAGCTACATAAGGCTTCCCAGAGTCATTTTGCCGAACCTCTTAACGGTTCGAGTAAAAATGGATGTTTTTGCGTTATGTCAACCAAATTTCAGTGCCGAAATAATTTAATTATCTCTATTAAGCTCTATTTTTTCGCCGAATGCTCACTTTTGCCGAACCTACCCCCTTTTTTAGCCTAAAAATAGGTTCGGCAAAGAGCAGATTACTAAAAAAATTAGGTCAACGATCTAGTATGATACTACAAAAATACACCAAAAGATCCAAAAATCCTTTTTATTGCTCTACTTTTTAAGCCTCTTTTCCTTTTCAATATGCTCATAATACGCCACAATCTGCTCTTCCGCTTTATTACAAATCCGCTCTTTGTCCTGAACTGTTAACTTTCTCCAAAGCGAAGGTGCCCATTGTACTTGCGTCAATTCTCGGGACTGTTGAAAGTAGCCTTTGCGCTCAAACTTTTCAAAAGGCATGGTAAAAAGGATGTTGCGGATTTCTTCTGTCGTTAGATCTTGCACTCGTGACAATCTAAATATAGGTTTTTCAACAAGAAGATTCTGTTCAGCACGGTTACGGTAAAAGAAGGTAAAACGCTCTACCAGATCGGCAATCATAACACGACCTGTCTCATCGGCTAAATCTACCATCGCTCGAAGGAGTACAGGCTTATAAGACGATGACATATCTCCCCGCTCTAAGAATGCAAAAAATTCTTCGTAGATAGGCAATCTTTTCGGGATTCCCATGGTAGTGCGAATTTCTTCTAATCGCTCTGGCTCAAAGTAGTAATAATGATGTCGTCCCAAGGGCAACTCATGATCAGCTTCAATTTTTCCTTTTTTGACCCAATTTCTAACGGTCATATCGTCAACACCTAGCTCTATGGCCACTTTGCGGTGACTCCACATATGTTCGACTGCTTCTTGCCAATCAAAAAGGTCTACTCTTTCGACATCTTTCAACCAGAGATGCAAGTTGGCTACCAGATCAGGTCGTTCTTGCGTCCATTGCCTTGCATCCCAATGTGCTTTTTCTTCGGCGATTTTCTCTGGCGATGCTAGTACATAGCGACCAGCCATGTATTCTCGAATTTTGAAAAGTCGATGTAAACTCAAGGCCTGGTTATATTTGCTTCCATTGTCGACAAAATCGATAACAAGCAAAGATTCTTTTCCAGGAGCTTTTCGTGTGCCTCTTCCTAACTGTTGTAAGTATATGACTTTGGATAAGGTAGGACGAGCCATGATCAGCACACGCGTTTCTGGGCTATCCCACCCTTCATTGAGAATGTCGCAGGCACAAAGCACTTGCAGGATACCTTTTTCGTAGTCTTTTAAGATTTTTTGACGCTCTAATCTGCTCTGTTGACCTGATACAGCTCGTGCTGCAATGCCTTTTTCTTGAAAGAGGCTGGCCATCTTTTCAGCATGGGCTACATTAACACAGAAAACAACAGCTCTTTCTCCTGCTACCAACTCTTGATAAGCTTGGACTATCAATTGGTTGCGTTCGGGTATATGGAGTTTTTCTTCTAAATCTTTGGCTTGATAGCGGATGCCATTGAAGCGAAGAGAAGAAAGATCGATGTTTGTTTTTACTCGTATACATCGTATCGGTACCAGTTCACCCAATTCAATGGCTTGGCGAAGATCCATTCGATGGGCTACGTTTTGAAAGATTTCGAGAAGTGATTGACCGTCCATTCTTTCTGGTGTAGCTGTCAAGCCAAGTAAAAATTGTGCGTGGAAGTAGCCGATCACTTGCTGATAGGTGCGAGATGTAGCATGATGAGCTTCGTCGATAATGATATAGCCAAATTGTTCAGGATCAAAATCAATGAGATTCCGTTGTATATACTGAATCGTGCTGACAAGCACAAGGTTGCTTCCAGAATTGTTGTCATCTTGCATAGTAGTTTCTTTTCCAAAGAGATTCTTATTGCTTTGCTCCATAGCTTGATAAGGCCATGGGTGCACTTCATGATGAACTCCTCGGATCCCATCTCCATCGATAATAGCGACCTTTGCTTCCGGCCATAGACGAGCAAAAGTGGAGGCACCTTGTTCGACCAGTTCTCGCGTATGCGCCAACAAAAGGGTGGGTAGATTCATCTTTTTGGCATCAAGAACGGCTGTTGTTGTTTTCCCTGTTCCCGTGGCATGGGTGAGCAAGGCGATAGAATTGCCTTCGCGGCGTAATTTTGCTAGTTCTTCTAAAGCTGCTTTTTGGTGTTCTCGCAGCTCTAGATCGCCTGAAGAGATCTGCGATGCTCGTTGTTTGGGCAAAAAATCGGCCAAATCTGAAGATGGGGATTGTTGCCAAGAAATTGCACCAGTTCACTTTTTACTTGTTCGGGACTTTGCGTCAATTGGCGATAGGCCCAGCGGTATACTTTCCATCCTTGGTAGATGAGACTGTTTTGTCGAATCAGATCGTCGATAAATTTATCTTTGGCTACTTGCAAGGGATCGTGGTATCTTTGTCCATCGATTTCTAAGGCGTATTTTTCATAGCCTATTGATAAAGCATAATCGATTCGACGAGGATAGCCGTAGATATCTTCAAAAGGCTGTTCTGGCATGAGATATTGTACCTTTTCCAAACCAAAGGTATCTGCAAAGATTTCCATGAAAAGATCTTCTGAGGAGCTTGAACCCTTTCTTAGACTTTTGTTATTGCTGTTGTTTTCACTTTGTCTCTTCTCACCTTTTTCTTTGGTTTTTTTCTCTTCTTTCAAATTCAAATCACCTTCTTAGTACGATGAATTTCCTAAAATTAGCAAATATACTTTCCTTTTACCGTATACTTATGTAGTCTCAGCCTTATTATTTGAATAAGCACTTGCTAAAAAGCTTCTGCAAATCAAGGTCAAACTGTCTTTAACTTTCGACATGTCTTTTATGTTCTTCTTTCACATAATTGATATCTCATCAAAAAATTCTATATTCTATAAATTTCAAAAAAAAATCGATTGCCTACATTTAGACAATCGAACTCTGATGGCGATATGCTTAGATTAAATAGGTCGTCTCCTGCTTGTAAAATTGCAAAAATTTATCTCAAAACAATCAGTCATTTTGAATCGCTAAAAGAGCTTATTATCTAACTCCCTTTTGAAAAGCAAAACAAAGATGTGTTAAGTTTCTGAAGCATTGATTGAGAGGAGTAAACTACGGAAGTAAAAATTAATAGTAGTTTATCATATTTTTCTTTCTAACCTTTGTCGTATTTTGTCGCTTCATTTGTTTTTATTTTTCTCCCCTGTACCCTCAGTTCTAGGTCACTTCACAGAGGCTGTAAAGCAATGCAATCTTGCTTTTGAATTTTTTCAATCATTTCCATCCACGCTTTTGGTTTATTAGACAAGACAGCGTAGTAGCGTCTTAAAAATTTCACAACAAGATCGGCTTCCAGACAGTCCAGGCTGTCATCGGATGGAAGAAAGCATAGATCAAGCCCCGTTACAGCTTCTCCATCATTTTTCCATGAAGGATGGACATAATCAATATCAATGCGTTTAAAACCCATGTGCGACAGTACTTCTCTCCGGACAAAAGGGTCCATTGGTTTTACGCCACCAAATTCATTTTGCTTAACTCGATAGGGATCATAAATCTCGGCAAAGGTGCCATACAGTTTTTTACCCTGCTGCGTGGCCAGTTCTTCCAAATCAGCCGTACGCTTTTTGGCTAAAAAAGGACCTATAGACAGGCCTGGTTGACCAATGATCGTAAAGTCAGTCATGGCCACATTAAAGTCTTCATAATAACGATACTCTGTGGTTCCAACGACTTCACCATTGTGTAAGGCTACAAAGACACGGATTCCTGGATCTTCTAAAGGCTCTTTCCAAAGGTCAAATTCCAACACTTCTTCTGGAGGAAATACTTTTTGCATGAGTTGGTGCATCTGTTTGAATAAGGGATCGGAAATACTGGTTATTCTTCTGTATTCCATCGATATTCTTCTCTCTTTTCTAATCAATATTGGGAATTCTCTTTATAATTCCATAAGTTTCTCTATGGATTTTGTTGTAAAGTAACTTTTCTTCGTCGTAAGGCTTTTTTTCTTCTGCTGGGTAACCTACTGCGATAATAGACTCAACATGATATTTTTCTGGTATTCCTAAAAGCTGCTTAACATATTCTTCTGCTTTCACATTTTCCTTATGCATTCTCTCTCTTACCTGAATCCAGCAAGAACCAAGCCCTAAGGAATGAGACGTAAGATGGATTATGACGGAAGCAATAGAGGCATCTTCTATCCAAACGTCACAAGCCTCGGGATCTGCGATTACAACAATTCCTAATGGAGCACTTGCTAAGAACTGAGAACTATGTTCTCTACACTGGGAAAGCTTTTTCAGTACTTCTTGGTTTGTAACTGCTATATATTCCCAAGGTCTTCTAGACCTTGAAGATGGGGATAGCAAGGCCGCTTTTAGAATGGCATCTACTTTTTCTTCTTCTACTTTTTTATCCTGATACTTTCTAATGCTTCTTCGAGACTTTAATAAGTCTAACATTGAAGCTCCTCTCCCTTCATAAAGATGATCAGGTTCTGTGCAAACGATTACGGCGAGACTCTTAGCGAGCCATTATAGATTTTACTATAAAATCTATAAACTATGTACCACAAGTCTCGATCAGTTGTCTTTTTTTCGTTGACAACATACTTGAAAGTATGCTAAGGTAACGATGTTGTAAAAATTCCATACATTCCCGTTAGGTGAGGCTCCTGTACGGAGATATGCTACTGCCCAGAAATGTCGAGAGACGCCAATGGGTCAACAGTGAAGATCGGCTTAAGGTCTTCGTTAATGTAGCTGGCCAGTCCTATGCTGTACAGTGCTGAAGCTCTACGAGTGGGGAGAAGGGCAAAGTTTACTTTCTATGCCCTTTTGTTAGAATGCCTTTGTTTTTGTGTTGCTTTTTTTGAGCAATACTTTTATAGGTATGCTATTAACACACCTTCACTCTTAAAGAGCGAAGGTGTGTTTTATTTTTATTAGAAAAAGGAGGTGAGGCTCATGAGTGCAGACCCAGAACCGCCACCTGACTCTAGGAGTAATACTATCTATTTTCCGAACCACAAGGCAACGAATACGAAAATAACACTTGCAGGAGGAGAGGGATTCTGTACTCAAAAGTGCCTTATCTCTTTTGATATAGCCTTTCCCCTCCTGCCATTATGGAGGTGACACTCTTTGACAACAAAGACTTATGCCCATGAGTCAGCAGGTTCTATCATGGCTACACACTTTCTGGCTGTACCAGAACATTACAGTGTCAAAGATGCAATTCAGTTTCTAAAACAACATGAAATCAATGGAGAGAATAAATATTATCTCTATGTTACCGATCCCCAAAACGTATTAAAAGGTTTGCTTCCCATTCGCAACTTAGTAAGTGCTTCTGATGAGCAAACTGTGTCCGATGTTATGCAGTCTAAGGTAGTATCAGTCAATGTGAACATGGACCGAGAAGCTGTAGCCAAATTAATGCAACAGCATGATTTTATCTCCATCCCCGTGGTAGATGATCAAGGCGTTCTTGTTGGCATCATTGATGCGGATGATGTCTATGATGTTGTAGAAGAGGAAGCAACAGAAGATTTTCATAAAATGGCACCTGTTGGTTTGTTGAAAACAAGCCTAAAAGACGCCACTGTTGGTTTGCTTTTTCGAAAGCGCGTAGGTTGGTTGTTAGTTCTTGTCTTTATGAATATTTTTTCCGGTGCCGGTATTGCTTATTTTGAAGAGACCATTGAAGCGGTTGTAGCTCTTGTTTTTTTCCTTCCCCTTTTGATTGATAGCGGTGGTAACGCTGGTTCTCAGTCTGCTACTTTAATGGTTCGTGCTTTGGCTACAGGTGACGTAAAGCTCCGTGACTGGACTCGCTTCTTAGGGAAAGAAGTTGCCGTCGCAAGCTTGATGGGTCTGGCGATGGGTCTCGCCGTTGCTACCATTGGCATCTTCCGCGCAGGTCCTGAAGTGGCTGTCGTTGTTGCTTTAACCATGGTGGTTGTTGTTCTTGTCGGCAGTGTGATTGGTATGTCCTTACCTTTTGCTTTGAGCCGTTTACGCCTTGATCCTGCTACAGCCAGTGCGCCTCTTATTACATCCATTGCCGATATTGCAGGCGTTCTTATCTACTTCTCCATCGCGACTTGGTACCTTGGTTCTGTCGGTATGATGTAAAAGAAAGGCTTTTTAGAGAAAGCATCATTACAGAGGTGAATTTTACTGTTTAGATAAAGGTGATCGTTATGAAAAAAGTAAATATAGCTCAAGATCTTAATCAAGAAAAATGGCTTGAAAGAGCCTTGAAAAACTTAGATAAGAAAGAAACAATTCTTTCTCATCTTCTTGTCTATCCTTATGATGCCATGTTAGCTGGCAAAACGATTCAAAGTGAAGGCGTGCTGGTCGCTACCGATAGAAGATTGATTTTTTTCCTAGGTCCTCATGTTCAATCTTATTCTTATTCTGAACTAGACTCGATTCACTTTTCTACTGGTATTTTTGGTCTTTATATTTCTCTTGCTGTAACAGGTAAAAGTGTTGTTATCTTCTGGGTTCATCAAAGCAATGCTGATCAAGTGGACACCTTTATACAACTTACGGAAGATGAGTTGACAAAATATTCTGAACTCCCTAGAGAAAAGACAGCCTTGCCTTCTTATCCTGAAGATTCTGTTGGAACCATTATGACCCGGGAATTTCTAGCAATTCCAGAACAGTATAGGATAGCTGATACAATTCATTTTCTGCGCAATCATGAGATTGGTTTGCAAAGTAAATATTATCTTTACGTTGTTGATAGTGAGCAAAGGTTACGAGGCATTGTACCGATTCGTAAATTACTCTGGGCTTCGAAAGAGCAAAAAGTGGTAGAAGTCATGTCTACGGATCTCGTTTTTGTCGGTATTGATCAAGATCGAGATGTTGTGACTAAGCTTATAGAACAACATTCCTACTTATCCCTTCCTGTTGTTGATACCCGAGGTGTCCTTGTAGGCATTGTTACAGCCGATGATGTCATGGATGTTATGGAAGCAGAAGCAACAGAAGATTTTTATAAAATGGCATCGATTGGCTCTTTCAAAACAAGCCTTAAAGATGCAACGATACCCATGCTTTTCCGAAAAAGAATTGGTTGGCTCCTATTTCTCGTTTTTATGAACATTTTTTCTGGTGCTGCCATTGCTTACTACGAAGATACCATTGCTGCTGTTGTGGCTTTAGTCTTTTTTCTTCCTTTGTTGGTGGATAGCGGTGGCAATGCAGGCAGTCAAGCTGCCACATTGATGGTTCGAGCCCTGGCTACAGGTGACGTACAACTTCGTGACTGGACTCGCTTTCTGGGAAAAGAAGTGGCTGTAGCTGGGTTGATGGGTCTGGCCATGGGTGCTGCTGTTGCTACCATTGGCTTTTTCCGTGCTGGACCGGAAGTGGCCCTTGTTGTCGCTCTCACTATGATTATGGTCGTACTTGTTGGTAGTGTCATTGGTATGTCTCTTCCTTTTGCTCTTAGTCGTATGCGCCTTGATCCTGCCATTGCCAGTGCTCCTCTTATTACATCGATTGGCGATATCTTTGGTGTGCTGATTTACTTTTCTGTTGCTACGTGGTATTTGGGAGCCATTGGCTTGCTTTGATTGATCCCATGTGTTTTTGTTAAGCCTATCTGCAAAAAAAGCCGCCAGAAAGTTTTTCTGGCGGCTTTTTCACAATGTATCACCCAAAAATCCCTACCCACTGCAGCGTAGGTGTAAAGCGATTCCCATTCCACTTAAGTACTGTGATCAAATCGCCCAAACCATCGGCACGATAGCGACCATAAATTCGCTGAAAAGCCAGTAGTTCAAAAACGCCATCATAGTTAAAGTCTACGGGATACAAACCACCAACAGGACTTACATCACCTTCGATCGGTTCTTTTAATCTTCCCTTTTCATCGTAAATTTCAGAAAGATATTCTTTTCCTTTGTAGCGAATGTCTATGGTGTAATGATTCGTGGCGTTTAAGCTCTTTACTTTTACTTGATAATAGTCTAGATACGTTACTTTGTATCGATAAGCTTGGTTGAATTGTTCAAAATCAAAAAGCTTTCGAGCCTGGTTGTCTAAGAAAGAGTACACATATTCGTAGGTGAAAGCGCCAGAGCCTCCTGAGTTAATGGTAAGCTGAATATCTTTTACACCGTCCCCTGTAAAGTCTCCCAAAAAAAGAGTTGGTTCGTAGCCAGCCCTTTCTGTTAGTGGAAGGCTATACAAAGCCGAAGTTTTGCCATCTTGAACTATCAGTTTCATAGTATCAACAAAAGGACTGTCAGGATATGGATAATTCCCTGTTACGTAGACCCAATCAGGAATTCTATCTCCGTTTACATCGCCGATTTGATAAGTAAGAATCTTGCCTTGTAGAGCTTGTGTTGGTGCTTGATGTACCCTTTCATATCTATTGTCCATCCTGTCGTAAGCCTCCTTCGCATATTCGCTCTTATAGAGTATGATGAGAAGGACTTTTTGCGCCTTTACGATTTTTTGGTAGGGTTAGCAAAAAACGCTCTTTAATAGAAGCGCAAAAAAAGTAGCGATTTTACTCGCTACTTTTTTCTCAGAATAAGATTACATATGGAGAACAGAAAAGAATAATTCTTTCCTTATTCCATTTTCTCATCATTATTAATAACAATTTGCCCTTCAAAGACATAGGCATTGTTCATGGCGACAACTTCTCTGAAAAAATGTAAAGGTACATAAGTAGTATTGTCTTTTAGTACCGGCGCTGTTCCTAGTTCTATAGGCCTTATTCCTAGACTGGTATAGGCGTCTTTCCCTATTTGCAAGGAAAAATCTTGACCCACTGTTATACTTTGATCTCTTCCATCCCAAGTTACGCTATACCCCAATGCTTCTGCAATGGAGCGAAGTGGCACCATAATGGTTCCCTTTTCATCAGCATAGGGCTCAGCTGCTTTCACAACTTGATGATTCACCATGTATTCTAGATGGGAAAAATCAAGTTGTAAGATTTCCTCCGTAGTTGGCTCCTTTTCAAATAATACAATGATCTTTATAGGCGTTGTTTGCGGAGGAATGCTGCGTGTGGAAAAGTCATAGAAAACAGCCAATGTTTTGTCTGTTAGATCTCCTTTGTATGGAGCACCACTTGGATATAATATTTCCCTTTCTTCATCGATAGTAAGCTTTAATGCTTGATCTTTACTGAGCAAATTTTCATCAAAGACTTCAACTTTGACGTTACCATCGCTATTTTCAAAGACAATCAATTCAGGTGCGTATTGGGGCGGATAGATCATGATGATGGGCTTATTGGCATCATAATATCCCGTGATCATATCTCCTAGCTTAATTTGCTCTTTACCTGCTACATAAGTCTGTTGAGATACAATTAGATGGGCTTCTTGGCCTTGATCATTTTCGAGAAAGATTTTTAAGGCGCCCACATAGTGTTCCGTAATCTCCTTTACTTTCCCTGTAAAGGAGCCAATGGCAGAAGTTTCTACTTCTATCTCGACATATCTTTCTTCTTCTACTTTTTCAATTATCTCAATGACATCTCTTTTGTGATCACTGCTCACGCCTTTGTCTATTAATAAATTGTTAGCACCAGCAATACCTGGAATGGTTAATAAGGTGACCGTTAATGCACCAGCAATAGCGCCTCTAATATGTTTAATAGTACTCATTGACCGATTACTCCCTTTCTTGTTATTTACTCTATTAGACCCTAGAAAGAGCAAAAAAGTTTCAGCTTATTTTCACAAGTAACATAGAGAATATCTATAACAACCTTTTTGCGCTTGAGAATGGCTGTGCCTTGTTCTACTGAAGCGTTCTCGTGCTTCTATTTTTTATAGCTTTGACAACGTTGTATCTCTTTCAACAAGCTTTGTGTACGATAGGGTTCTGGCAAAGAGGCTCCGCCACGATTCAACTCAATCTCATATTTTTGTGTTGTCGGCAGTCCTGCTTGGCATTTGTATTCTGCAGTCGCTACATAGATCATGACGTTTTCATAAAGATGCTCTTCTATTTTTACAGTTACATATTCTTTTTCGTAGTGTTCAGGATACTGTTCACGATGATCTAAGTATTTATGCCCTCTGTCTGATACCTGATAGAGAACACCATAGACATAACTCTTTTCATCTTTTTCAACATTCGCCCACACATATCGACGGCAGCCACTTCGTTTATTCATACAAAAGCGCCAACCATCTATTCTACCAATGCCAATAAGCTCAAACTCTTCTATAACGCCAGCCTCCATAAGCCGTTCTTTGTCCATGCAAGATCCGTAAGCAAAGTAAAGAATGCTCATTGACCTACCTCCATCGATTAAGTTATATCATGTTCGAAAGAGCACTTGTTCGATTCGGGTTCTACTTCTACCATAGGCAATTTCACCTGCTACAAGGCTGTCAGCGATCACGATGGCCGGAAAAACCACCATGGCACTCCCTGCGAGCAAAAAAGAAAGGCAGTTCTAGTTGTCATGCTTTGTCATACTTGAACTGCCTTTCTATGAATTGGCGATTGCCCTTTGTTTAATGACTCAAATGGATTATTATTTCCCCTTGGGCAGCAAAGCGACTCCACTGTGCTTACACTTACTTCGGAAATAACAAATCCAACACTTTTTCTCCAACAGGTCTTCTTTTCCCTTGATAGGGGTAATAATGCATGTACATAGCTGGATTAAAGTTTAGCTCAATGATGGCATAGTTAGATTCATCACAGGGGCTTTCAATATCTTCAATTATAATATCAACGCCGGTAATGGCCGCTCCTATAGCTTGTGCAGCCTTTACAGCCAGTTCTTTGTAGCTTTCATGAACAAGCTCGGTGTAGTCTATGCTATCACCGCCGGTGCTAATATTGGAGTTCTCTCTTAAAAAGACGACCTCACCCTGCCTTGGAAGATAGTCAAAATCTTTACCCTGGGCTTTGAGGAAGCTTTCCTCGATCTCACCAAGGACGATTTTTTCCAGTGGTGTTTTGTGACCTTGTCCCCGCAAGGGGTCTTTGTTTTTCTCTATCACGAGCTCCCGAATATTTCTTTGCCCATCTCCTTGCACATTGGCCGGTACCCTTTGGAGAACCCCAATTACCTCATTGTCTATAACCAAAAAACGATACTCTTTGCCCGGCACAAAGTGCTCTATTAAGACACTCGCGTCGTGATGAAAAGCGATCTCTAAAGCCCGGTCATATTCCTTCTTGGTGAATTTATCTTTGAAAATGGATATGCCAATTCCATAATTCGTTGATTTTGGTTTCACAACGATGGGACTGTTTTGGAATGTATCAAAGGATAACTTTGCTTTCTCTATATCGTAGTAGCTACTACTAGTCGGTACAGTAAGGTTATGTTCCTTCAATAATTCCTTGGTCACAACCTTATTTTCCATGATTAAGGCGGTGACATAAGAATCCTTCGATGTTTTGGTAGCCTGCTTTACATACTCTACTTGAGACCCTTGCTGTAACTTCAGAAAGTTTTCTTCTCTATCGAGAATCTCAAAAGTAATACCTCTCGTAATAGCATCTCTGATTAAGATTTGAGTCGATAACTCCAAATCTTCAAAACCTCTTAAAATCACATTGCTTCTGCTATCTTCTACATATTCTTTTGCTTTCTCTACATGAAAAGCTACATAGGATTTGTTTTTAGCTTCTTCAATAATTCTATAGGCATAGGTTTTGGTTGGATCTTGAACCTTTTCTCTGGCCCCTTCAATCAGCGTTGCGTAAAAATCTTCTTTAACATTGAATGTTCTTGTTATTTTTGCCATTTCCTGTAGTATATCTAAGGCCGCCGCTCTAAAAGAAACCAACTGCCCCGATTCATCATAAATCGTAAGATCAGCTTGTCTGCCCGCTACGGTTACAGCATCATGGTTCTGGTTCGCAATATCTTGCTCTTTTGCACCAAAAGGCGTCTCTTCGAGTAGTACCATATAAATCATAAAAAGGTGCGTCAAATAGATATCTTCCATGAAGATTCCATTTTTGTTAAAAGGGTTTAGATCAAAGATGCGCAGCTCTAGGTACTGAATTCCCCCATTTTTCAATTGCTCTAAGTTGCCCTTTTTGCCTTTTGCTTTTAATCGTACTGGATTATAAAATTCGTTGGCATTGGCAATCTTACCGTCATCGATCAAGGACTGAATGGCGCTGATATAGCCTTCTAGAGAATCGTAGCTAACAATAAAATCTTCCTCGTTTTTGTATCCACACTTGCTGTTTCTTAAAGAGCTCATATCCTTGAAGTAATAGCTTTCGCTATCTAGTTCTTCGCTCATAGCTGCAAATTTTTCACCAAAAGACTTGTGATAAGCGGGGCTGGCACCGGTTAGGTAGATTAATAACCATCGATACCGCAAAAAGTTTTTGGCCACTTTAAGATATAGCGCATCTTTGAAATCCCTATACTTTTCTTTGCCGCCAAATTCCCTGTGCAAACGCATCAAAAAGTCTTCATCAAAAGAGAAATTGTAGTGAATCCCTGATAGTAACTGCTT containing:
- the gshAB gene encoding bifunctional glutamate--cysteine ligase GshA/glutathione synthetase GshB, with protein sequence MEKVNKGLIEYVIKENLSTQLFKGTFGLEKENVRVDRQGKLALTLHPKEFGDKLYNPYIKTDFSESQVEMVTPVCGSIEEVYAFLENLQDIISLNIGEEYLWPQSNPPIVPEEEEIPIAVFASEGSAEREYRQRLAEKYGRKKQLLSGIHYNFSFDEDFLMRLHREFGGKEKYRDFKDALYLKVAKNFLRYRWLLIYLTGASPAYHKSFGEKFAAMSEELDSESYYFKDMSSLRNSKCGYKNEEDFIVSYDSLEGYISAIQSLIDDGKIANANEFYNPVRLKAKGKKGNLEQLKNGGIQYLELRIFDLNPFNKNGIFMEDIYLTHLFMIYMVLLEETPFGAKEQDIANQNHDAVTVAGRQADLTIYDESGQLVSFRAAALDILQEMAKITRTFNVKEDFYATLIEGAREKVQDPTKTYAYRIIEEAKNKSYVAFHVEKAKEYVEDSRSNVILRGFEDLELSTQILIRDAITRGITFEILDREENFLKLQQGSQVEYVKQATKTSKDSYVTALIMENKVVTKELLKEHNLTVPTSSSYYDIEKAKLSFDTFQNSPIVVKPKSTNYGIGISIFKDKFTKKEYDRALEIAFHHDASVLIEHFVPGKEYRFLVIDNEVIGVLQRVPANVQGDGQRNIRELVIEKNKDPLRGQGHKTPLEKIVLGEIEESFLKAQGKDFDYLPRQGEVVFLRENSNISTGGDSIDYTELVHESYKELAVKAAQAIGAAITGVDIIIEDIESPCDESNYAIIELNFNPAMYMHYYPYQGKRRPVGEKVLDLLFPK
- a CDS encoding gamma-glutamylcyclotransferase family protein, which gives rise to MSILYFAYGSCMDKERLMEAGVIEEFELIGIGRIDGWRFCMNKRSGCRRYVWANVEKDEKSYVYGVLYQVSDRGHKYLDHREQYPEHYEKEYVTVKIEEHLYENVMIYVATAEYKCQAGLPTTQKYEIELNRGGASLPEPYRTQSLLKEIQRCQSYKK
- a CDS encoding copper amine oxidase N-terminal domain-containing protein: MSTIKHIRGAIAGALTVTLLTIPGIAGANNLLIDKGVSSDHKRDVIEIIEKVEEERYVEIEVETSAIGSFTGKVKEITEHYVGALKIFLENDQGQEAHLIVSQQTYVAGKEQIKLGDMITGYYDANKPIIMIYPPQYAPELIVFENSDGNVKVEVFDENLLSKDQALKLTIDEEREILYPSGAPYKGDLTDKTLAVFYDFSTRSIPPQTTPIKIIVLFEKEPTTEEILQLDFSHLEYMVNHQVVKAAEPYADEKGTIMVPLRSIAEALGYSVTWDGRDQSITVGQDFSLQIGKDAYTSLGIRPIELGTAPVLKDNTTYVPLHFFREVVAMNNAYVFEGQIVINNDEKME